Proteins encoded together in one Streptomyces umbrinus window:
- a CDS encoding SCO2195 family GlnR-regulated protein: MQTAPVRATPIPSFGDALRAVESLLLSSGQRTARRNAWTSVLEDRRRAKDRVEAQLVIEKSLSGRH; encoded by the coding sequence ATGCAGACCGCGCCCGTTCGCGCCACACCGATTCCGTCGTTCGGCGATGCACTCCGTGCCGTCGAGTCACTGCTCCTGAGCAGCGGCCAGCGCACCGCCCGCCGCAACGCCTGGACCTCCGTCCTGGAGGACCGCCGCCGCGCCAAGGACCGCGTCGAGGCACAGCTCGTCATCGAGAAGAGCCTCAGCGGCCGCCACTGA